A single window of Egicoccus sp. AB-alg2 DNA harbors:
- a CDS encoding LytR C-terminal domain-containing protein produces the protein MKATGTPEETGLGVAVGKRVGAAVGVVVLTAGAFAFIGARTDDAATQPTVASGPAPDDAPSAPEDTDESDGSDDTQAAAPDEPAEPAAPEPTEDPEPDPTEDAEEPAEVEEPEPEPEPTEESEPEPEPEPAARALAPGDVVIQVLDGYKADGGVAARGVAQSLRDQGYRVIAENQALNYQVTTVLWTEGNEAAARQVAAEVGAGDVRPQPGNLSNAVDVHVVVGADRG, from the coding sequence ATGAAGGCGACGGGGACGCCCGAGGAGACCGGCCTGGGCGTCGCCGTGGGGAAACGGGTCGGCGCCGCCGTGGGCGTGGTGGTGCTGACGGCGGGTGCTTTCGCGTTCATCGGCGCACGCACGGACGACGCCGCAACGCAACCGACCGTGGCCAGCGGCCCGGCACCGGACGACGCGCCGTCGGCGCCCGAGGACACCGACGAGTCCGACGGGTCCGACGACACGCAGGCGGCGGCGCCGGACGAGCCCGCCGAGCCGGCGGCGCCGGAACCCACCGAGGACCCGGAGCCCGACCCGACCGAGGACGCGGAGGAGCCGGCCGAGGTGGAGGAGCCCGAACCGGAGCCCGAGCCCACCGAGGAGTCGGAGCCGGAACCGGAACCCGAGCCGGCGGCCCGGGCGCTCGCACCCGGCGACGTGGTCATCCAGGTGCTCGACGGCTACAAGGCGGACGGGGGCGTGGCCGCCCGCGGTGTGGCGCAGTCGTTGCGCGACCAGGGCTACCGCGTCATCGCGGAGAACCAGGCGCTCAACTACCAGGTGACCACCGTGCTGTGGACCGAGGGCAACGAGGCGGCCGCTCGCCAGGTGGCCGCGGAGGTCGGGGCCGGCGACGTCCGCCCACAGCCCGGCAACCTCTCCAACGCCGTCGACGTCCACGTCGTGGTCGGCGCGGACCGCGGCTGA
- a CDS encoding DUF3263 domain-containing protein codes for MSADRQEFAAAAEASGIDARAQEILDFEREWWRYAGAKEQAIREQFDLSPTRYYQLLNRVIDDEAAVAYDPMLVKRLRRLRAARQRQRAANRLGADAR; via the coding sequence ATGAGCGCCGACCGCCAGGAGTTCGCCGCTGCCGCCGAGGCCTCCGGCATCGATGCGCGCGCGCAGGAGATCCTGGACTTCGAGCGCGAGTGGTGGCGCTACGCGGGCGCGAAGGAGCAGGCGATCCGCGAGCAGTTCGACCTCTCGCCGACGCGCTACTACCAGTTGCTCAACCGCGTGATCGACGACGAGGCCGCCGTGGCGTACGACCCGATGCTGGTCAAGCGGCTGCGTCGCCTGCGTGCCGCCCGCCAGCGGCAGCGGGCCGCGAACCGCCTCGGCGCGGACGCCCGCTGA
- a CDS encoding alanine/glycine:cation symporter family protein, protein MADVLDQISGIVWGPLLLIPLLLLTGLYLTVVLRGVQFHKLTYSLWLALVKRKEAGGEGDVTHYQALATALAATVGVGNIAGVATAIGIGGPGALFWMWVTGLVGMATKYSEAFLGVKYRRRDAAGEQSGGPMFYLRDGLGGPLGKVLGVAFAVFAAVAAFGIGNGAQANTVADVMSDEFGVATWVTGLVLVVGAGIVLIGGIKSIGRFTAAFVPLMAVIYLVGATIVLATNAAEIPGALGMIFSDAFTGTAATGGFAGAALLTVIRMGVARGIFSNESGLGTGGIAAAAAQTTNPVRQALVSMTQTFLDTLVVVTFTGLTLVVTGVWTGEEEGATMTSQAFSQGLPGEWGSIIVTISVAFFAFSTLLGWAYYGERNMDFLFGRRAVVPYRVLFVAVIFVGATAELDVVWTFSDIMNGLMALPNLVGLLLLSGLIARETRAYLSRPDWRNVDTPAPESTRSD, encoded by the coding sequence ATGGCCGACGTCCTCGACCAGATCAGCGGGATCGTGTGGGGGCCACTGCTGCTGATCCCCTTGCTGCTGCTGACCGGCCTGTACCTGACGGTGGTGCTGCGCGGGGTGCAGTTCCACAAGCTCACGTACTCGCTGTGGTTGGCGCTGGTGAAGCGCAAGGAGGCCGGCGGCGAGGGTGACGTCACCCACTACCAGGCCCTGGCGACGGCGCTGGCCGCCACGGTGGGTGTCGGCAACATCGCCGGTGTCGCCACCGCCATCGGCATCGGTGGACCCGGCGCGCTGTTCTGGATGTGGGTCACGGGCCTGGTCGGCATGGCGACCAAGTACTCCGAGGCCTTCCTCGGCGTGAAGTACCGGCGTCGCGACGCCGCGGGCGAGCAGTCCGGCGGCCCGATGTTCTACCTGCGCGACGGCCTCGGCGGGCCGCTCGGCAAGGTCCTCGGCGTGGCGTTCGCCGTCTTCGCCGCGGTCGCCGCGTTCGGGATCGGCAACGGCGCACAGGCCAACACCGTCGCCGACGTCATGAGCGACGAGTTCGGGGTCGCGACCTGGGTCACCGGCCTGGTCCTCGTCGTCGGCGCGGGCATCGTGCTGATCGGCGGCATCAAGTCGATCGGCCGCTTCACCGCCGCCTTCGTGCCGCTGATGGCCGTCATCTATCTGGTGGGCGCCACCATCGTGCTGGCGACCAACGCGGCCGAGATCCCGGGCGCGCTGGGCATGATCTTCTCCGACGCGTTCACGGGCACGGCCGCGACGGGTGGCTTCGCCGGAGCGGCCCTGCTGACCGTGATCCGCATGGGTGTCGCCCGCGGCATCTTCTCCAACGAGTCCGGCCTGGGCACGGGCGGCATCGCCGCGGCCGCGGCGCAGACCACCAACCCGGTGCGCCAGGCGCTGGTGTCCATGACGCAGACGTTCCTCGACACCCTGGTGGTCGTCACGTTCACGGGCCTCACCCTGGTCGTCACCGGCGTGTGGACGGGCGAGGAGGAGGGCGCCACGATGACGTCGCAGGCGTTCTCGCAGGGCCTGCCGGGCGAGTGGGGCAGCATCATCGTGACGATCAGCGTCGCGTTCTTCGCGTTCTCGACGTTGCTCGGCTGGGCGTACTACGGCGAGCGCAACATGGACTTCCTGTTCGGCCGCCGGGCGGTGGTGCCCTACCGGGTGCTGTTCGTGGCGGTGATCTTCGTCGGCGCGACCGCCGAGCTCGACGTGGTCTGGACCTTCTCGGACATCATGAACGGGCTCATGGCGCTGCCGAACCTCGTCGGCCTGCTGCTGCTGTCGGGCCTGATCGCCCGCGAGACGCGGGCGTACCTGTCCCGTCCCGACTGGCGGAACGTCGACACGCCCGCCCCGGAGTCGACCCGCAGCGACTGA
- the cysS gene encoding cysteine--tRNA ligase — MSLVIYDTLRRDKVAFEPREPNRVSLYVCGPTVQADAHVGHGRLAVVTDMLRRYLDYAGNDVTFVQNVTDIDDKIILRARREKVSPAEISTRYTRAWNRTMDALGVLPPDVQPLATGHLLEMQALIQELIDQDKAYAVDGDVFFRVRSFEGYGKLSRRRIDDMQQGEDVVDADRKEDPLDFAMWKSAKPGEPSWPSPWGDGRPGWHIECSAMAAKHLGEGFDIHCGGLDLVFPHHENEIAQHEAAHGGVFARHWVHNGMVRMGEEKMSKSVGNVVGLQEALDEWGVGPLRLWYLSAHHRSPLTYEDERLRDAAAAHQRLTTFLRSARRAADGAEPDTAAAAAHLDAFRAAMDDDLNAPQAVAALHDLVSTGNERLPIAEKGDADARAEVAGLAAALVDVGDGVFGLGLEAALADASTLERQLEPLIRQLLDQRAEARAGKDFATADRIRDQLAAAGVVVEDRPDGPRWYVA; from the coding sequence TTGTCCCTGGTCATCTACGACACCCTGCGCCGCGACAAGGTCGCCTTCGAGCCGCGTGAGCCGAACCGCGTGTCGCTGTACGTCTGCGGCCCGACGGTGCAGGCCGACGCCCACGTCGGTCACGGGCGCCTCGCGGTCGTCACCGACATGCTGCGGCGCTACCTCGACTACGCCGGCAACGACGTCACGTTCGTGCAGAACGTCACCGACATCGACGACAAGATCATCCTGCGCGCCCGCCGCGAGAAGGTGTCGCCGGCGGAGATCTCCACGCGTTACACGCGGGCCTGGAACCGGACCATGGACGCGCTGGGGGTGCTGCCGCCCGACGTGCAGCCGCTCGCGACCGGCCACCTGCTGGAGATGCAGGCGCTGATCCAGGAACTGATCGACCAGGACAAGGCGTACGCCGTGGACGGCGACGTCTTCTTCCGGGTCCGCTCCTTCGAGGGCTACGGCAAGCTGTCGCGGCGGCGCATCGACGACATGCAGCAGGGCGAGGACGTCGTCGACGCCGACCGCAAGGAGGACCCGCTCGACTTCGCGATGTGGAAGTCGGCCAAGCCCGGCGAGCCGTCGTGGCCGTCCCCGTGGGGCGACGGTCGCCCCGGCTGGCACATCGAGTGCTCGGCGATGGCGGCCAAGCACCTCGGCGAGGGCTTCGACATCCACTGCGGCGGCCTCGACCTGGTCTTCCCGCATCACGAGAACGAGATCGCCCAGCACGAGGCCGCCCACGGTGGCGTCTTCGCCCGCCACTGGGTCCACAACGGCATGGTGCGCATGGGCGAGGAGAAGATGTCCAAGTCCGTCGGCAACGTCGTCGGACTGCAGGAGGCGCTCGACGAGTGGGGCGTCGGCCCGCTGCGCCTGTGGTACCTCTCGGCCCACCACCGCAGCCCGCTCACCTACGAGGACGAGCGGCTGCGCGACGCGGCCGCCGCCCACCAGCGCCTCACCACGTTCCTGCGCTCGGCGCGTCGGGCGGCCGACGGCGCCGAACCCGACACCGCGGCCGCCGCGGCGCACCTGGACGCGTTCCGGGCGGCCATGGACGACGACCTCAACGCACCGCAGGCGGTCGCCGCGCTCCACGACCTCGTGTCCACCGGCAACGAGCGACTCCCGATCGCGGAGAAGGGTGACGCGGACGCCCGTGCCGAGGTCGCCGGGCTCGCCGCGGCGCTCGTGGACGTCGGCGACGGCGTCTTCGGGCTGGGCCTCGAGGCCGCGCTGGCGGACGCGTCGACGCTCGAACGGCAGCTGGAGCCGCTCATCCGCCAGCTGCTCGACCAGCGGGCCGAGGCGCGCGCCGGCAAGGACTTCGCCACGGCCGACCGCATCCGCGACCAGCTCGCCGCGGCGGGGGTGGTCGTCGAGGACCGCCCCGACGGGCCGCGCTGGTACGTGGCGTGA
- a CDS encoding prolyl oligopeptidase family serine peptidase: MRATDLEHLVLPGDPQLHPDGTRVAFVLAELDVDDDRTLRTIHLFDGMRTRRYTHGPSDRSPRWSPDGRCLAFLRTGVEEGEKPQLVIMWADGGEAHRRTDLPLGVSDFAWSPDSTQLVLVAAAYADEVADLDDDERRRRPKRITKLPYRTDAGGWVHDRTDHLYLVDRDGSGEPQRLTTVDRDHGAPAWRPDGGAVAFVARPDEGTDLDPHDQVFELDLDGGEVRPLLPPGSWQWVGYAPDGRLFTVGQTDPFDWPGNHGVYWCRPRDDGDTPFEPVELLAHLDRDVLPGAPSNATVGPRFVTGGFLIAVEDRGTSKVVRVDLDAWDPDGDKPPVVTDVVAGNRSVTGFGVRPDASAVAFTVTDTATPGELVWLQEGRERCVTDLARTFRSKVDVQPTQRFVFEREGAEIDAWAVLPDGFDAAGPGTVPVLVNIHGGPTSQYGEYFFDEFQVEAGAGYLAVGCNPRGSSGRGADWARAVVGAWTDHGSVDTLDLEALVDATLERFPQADPGRIGIMGGSYGGYATARLIARSDRYGSAIVERGLLQWESFSGTSDIGPYFDRMFLAASLPDGAAAHRAASPVATAASVTAPTLVLHSEADHRCPIEQAEQYFAALKRAGVTTEFVRFPDETHELSRSGSPKHRIERFEVVLDWHARHLRDAADPGDEATSAAPIAPEVA, encoded by the coding sequence GTGCGTGCGACCGACCTCGAACACCTGGTGCTGCCCGGCGACCCGCAGCTGCACCCCGACGGCACCCGCGTCGCCTTCGTGCTGGCCGAACTGGACGTCGACGACGACCGCACCCTGCGGACCATCCACCTGTTCGACGGCATGCGCACCCGGCGCTACACGCACGGCCCGTCCGACCGCTCGCCGCGCTGGTCGCCCGACGGCCGCTGCCTGGCCTTCCTGCGCACGGGCGTCGAGGAGGGCGAGAAGCCGCAGCTGGTGATCATGTGGGCCGACGGCGGCGAGGCCCACCGGCGCACCGACCTGCCCCTGGGCGTGTCCGACTTCGCCTGGTCGCCGGACTCCACCCAGCTCGTGCTGGTCGCCGCCGCCTACGCCGACGAGGTCGCCGACCTCGACGACGACGAGCGCCGGCGGCGCCCGAAGCGCATCACCAAGCTGCCCTACCGCACCGACGCCGGCGGCTGGGTCCACGACCGCACCGACCACCTCTACCTCGTCGACCGTGACGGCAGCGGCGAGCCACAGCGGCTCACGACCGTCGACCGCGACCACGGTGCGCCGGCGTGGCGGCCCGACGGCGGGGCCGTCGCCTTCGTCGCCCGCCCGGACGAGGGCACCGACCTCGATCCGCACGACCAGGTGTTCGAGCTCGACCTGGACGGCGGCGAGGTCCGCCCGCTGCTGCCACCCGGGTCGTGGCAGTGGGTCGGCTACGCCCCCGACGGGCGGCTGTTCACCGTCGGGCAGACCGACCCGTTCGACTGGCCCGGCAACCACGGCGTGTACTGGTGTCGCCCGCGTGACGACGGCGACACGCCCTTCGAGCCGGTCGAGCTGCTCGCCCACCTCGACCGCGACGTGCTGCCGGGTGCGCCGTCGAACGCGACCGTCGGTCCCCGGTTCGTCACCGGTGGGTTCCTGATCGCGGTCGAGGATCGCGGTACCAGCAAGGTCGTCCGCGTCGACCTCGACGCCTGGGATCCGGACGGCGACAAGCCGCCGGTCGTGACCGACGTCGTGGCCGGCAACCGCTCCGTCACCGGGTTCGGGGTCCGGCCCGACGCGTCCGCCGTGGCCTTCACCGTCACGGACACGGCCACGCCCGGCGAGCTCGTGTGGCTGCAGGAGGGGCGCGAGCGCTGCGTCACCGACCTCGCGCGCACGTTCCGCAGCAAGGTCGACGTGCAGCCGACGCAGCGGTTCGTCTTCGAACGCGAGGGGGCGGAGATCGACGCCTGGGCCGTCCTGCCGGACGGCTTCGACGCCGCCGGCCCCGGCACCGTGCCGGTGCTGGTCAACATCCACGGCGGCCCGACCTCGCAGTACGGCGAGTACTTCTTCGACGAGTTCCAGGTCGAGGCGGGCGCGGGCTACCTCGCCGTCGGCTGCAACCCGCGCGGCTCGTCCGGCCGGGGTGCGGACTGGGCGCGCGCCGTCGTCGGGGCCTGGACCGACCACGGCTCGGTCGACACGTTGGACCTCGAGGCGCTGGTTGACGCCACCCTGGAGCGCTTCCCGCAGGCCGACCCCGGCCGGATCGGCATCATGGGAGGCTCGTACGGCGGCTACGCCACCGCCCGCCTGATCGCCCGCTCCGACCGCTACGGCTCCGCGATCGTCGAGCGCGGCCTGCTGCAGTGGGAGTCGTTCTCGGGCACCTCCGACATCGGCCCCTACTTCGACCGCATGTTCCTGGCCGCGTCGCTGCCCGACGGCGCGGCGGCGCACCGGGCCGCCAGTCCCGTCGCGACGGCCGCGTCGGTGACCGCACCGACCCTCGTGCTGCACAGCGAGGCCGACCACCGCTGCCCGATCGAGCAGGCCGAGCAGTACTTCGCGGCGCTCAAGCGCGCCGGGGTGACGACCGAGTTCGTGCGGTTCCCCGACGAGACCCACGAACTGTCCCGTAGCGGCAGCCCCAAGCACCGCATCGAACGGTTCGAGGTGGTGCTCGACTGGCACGCCCGCCACCTGCGGGACGCCGCCGACCCCGGCGACGAGGCGACCTCCGCCGCCCCCATCGCCCCCGAGGTGGCGTGA
- the ispF gene encoding 2-C-methyl-D-erythritol 2,4-cyclodiphosphate synthase — MDLRIGNGLDVHPFTDDPDRRLVLAGVEVPDGPGLAGHSDADVAAHAVADALLGALALGDLGSWFGVDRPEVAGADSLTLLGTVVAGVSERGWQVGNVDVTVVAQRPRLAPYRERMRERLAPVLHLEVDAVSVKFTTTDRLGFLGRAEGIAAWASAVVVRRGGIDGPH, encoded by the coding sequence ATGGACCTGCGCATCGGCAACGGCCTGGACGTCCACCCCTTCACCGACGACCCGGACCGTCGCCTCGTGCTCGCCGGCGTCGAGGTGCCCGACGGTCCCGGCCTCGCCGGCCACTCGGACGCCGACGTGGCGGCCCACGCGGTGGCCGACGCCCTCCTCGGCGCCCTGGCGCTGGGCGACCTCGGCAGCTGGTTCGGGGTGGACCGGCCGGAGGTCGCCGGGGCCGACTCGCTGACGCTGTTGGGCACCGTGGTCGCGGGCGTCAGCGAGCGCGGCTGGCAGGTCGGCAACGTCGACGTGACCGTCGTCGCCCAGCGGCCGCGGCTGGCCCCGTACCGCGAGCGCATGCGTGAACGGCTGGCCCCGGTGCTGCACCTCGAGGTCGACGCCGTGTCGGTCAAGTTCACGACCACGGACCGGCTCGGGTTCCTGGGGCGGGCCGAGGGGATCGCCGCGTGGGCCAGCGCCGTCGTGGTCCGGCGAGGCGGCATTGACGGGCCCCATTAG
- a CDS encoding MoaD/ThiS family protein: protein MPTVRVPTPLRKLTDGRPEVTVDGADLREVVTNLEAAHPGFGERLLDQDGRLRRFVNVFVRDEDVRFQAGLDTAIDEDDTVSIVPAVAGGAA from the coding sequence ATGCCAACCGTCCGCGTCCCGACACCGTTGCGCAAGCTCACCGACGGGCGACCCGAGGTCACGGTCGACGGCGCCGACCTGCGCGAGGTCGTCACCAACCTCGAGGCCGCACATCCCGGCTTCGGCGAGCGCCTCCTCGACCAGGACGGGCGGCTGCGTCGCTTCGTCAACGTCTTCGTCCGCGACGAGGACGTGCGCTTCCAGGCGGGGCTCGACACGGCGATCGACGAGGACGACACGGTCTCCATCGTCCCGGCCGTCGCGGGCGGCGCCGCCTGA
- the thrC gene encoding threonine synthase, whose translation MTSSPTPTATTTPTAPAPPTAPAPPAPGATAPPGRHDLVVNVTGLRCRECGRTEDLGASHVCGWCFGPLEVAYDEEVVAARVSRDRIASGPSTLWRYGDLLPVLRDEPDDRIDLGAGFTPLRPAPRLAAHLGLRELWLKDDTRNPSGSFKDRVVTVALSAARALGIDTIACASTGNLANAVAAHAAAAGMPAYVFIPHDLERGKVVGSAVYGANVVAVDGTYDDVNRLCAEVADRRGWGFVNVNLRAFYAEGSKTIGFEIAEQLGWQLPDHVVGPLASGAMFTKIHRAFGDLQRHGLLDTAELPRMSGAQATGCSPIAEAFERGSLDVRPQRPDTIARSLAIGDPADGYYALQVAEQTGGAIGHVADAEVVAGIRLLARTEGLFAETAGGVTVANLVRFVEQGVVGRDERVVAVVSGNGYKTVEALDGTAGPTHRTTPSLTDFLGMLHD comes from the coding sequence ATGACGTCCAGCCCCACACCGACCGCAACCACCACGCCGACCGCTCCCGCCCCGCCGACCGCTCCCGCCCCGCCCGCGCCAGGCGCCACGGCACCGCCCGGCCGCCACGACCTCGTCGTCAACGTGACGGGGCTGCGCTGTCGCGAGTGCGGCCGGACCGAGGACCTCGGCGCCTCCCACGTCTGCGGCTGGTGCTTCGGACCGCTCGAGGTCGCCTACGACGAGGAGGTCGTGGCGGCCCGCGTGAGCCGTGACCGCATCGCGAGCGGCCCATCGACGCTGTGGCGCTACGGCGACCTGCTGCCGGTCCTGCGTGACGAGCCCGACGACCGGATCGACCTGGGGGCCGGCTTCACGCCGCTGCGCCCCGCGCCCCGGCTCGCCGCACACCTGGGCCTACGCGAGCTGTGGCTCAAGGACGACACGCGCAATCCGTCCGGTTCCTTCAAGGACCGCGTGGTGACGGTCGCGCTGTCGGCGGCCCGGGCGCTGGGTATCGACACGATCGCGTGCGCGTCCACCGGCAACCTGGCCAACGCCGTCGCGGCGCACGCGGCCGCGGCCGGCATGCCCGCCTACGTCTTCATCCCGCACGACCTCGAGCGCGGGAAGGTCGTCGGCTCGGCCGTGTACGGCGCGAACGTCGTGGCCGTGGACGGCACCTACGACGACGTCAACCGCCTGTGTGCCGAGGTGGCGGACCGCCGCGGCTGGGGTTTCGTCAACGTCAACCTCCGGGCGTTCTACGCGGAGGGCTCCAAGACGATCGGCTTCGAGATCGCCGAGCAGCTCGGCTGGCAGCTGCCGGACCACGTCGTGGGCCCGCTCGCCTCGGGTGCCATGTTCACGAAGATCCACCGCGCCTTCGGTGACCTGCAGCGCCACGGGCTGCTGGACACCGCCGAACTGCCGCGCATGTCCGGCGCACAGGCCACCGGGTGCTCCCCGATCGCGGAGGCGTTCGAGCGCGGCAGCCTCGACGTCCGTCCGCAGCGGCCCGACACGATCGCGCGCTCGCTGGCGATCGGCGATCCCGCCGACGGCTACTACGCACTGCAGGTGGCCGAGCAGACCGGAGGCGCCATCGGCCACGTCGCCGACGCCGAGGTGGTCGCCGGCATCCGGCTGCTGGCGCGGACCGAGGGACTGTTCGCCGAGACCGCCGGCGGCGTCACCGTCGCCAACCTCGTGCGCTTCGTCGAGCAGGGCGTGGTCGGGCGCGACGAGCGTGTCGTCGCCGTCGTCTCGGGCAACGGCTACAAGACCGTCGAGGCGCTCGACGGCACCGCCGGCCCGACCCACCGGACCACCCCGTCGCTGACCGACTTCCTCGGGATGCTGCACGACTGA
- a CDS encoding response regulator, whose product MAATVGRRVLVVDDEADVRLLCRVNLEFEGYEVSEATDGETAIAEVRAGRPDVVLLDVSLPGLQGWDVLDAIKADPALRHIPVVIVSARARDEDQIRGWSQGAADYITKPFSPLALSQVLQDVLATEPAEEERRRRMILEKLQLLRNT is encoded by the coding sequence ATGGCCGCAACCGTGGGACGCCGGGTGCTCGTCGTCGACGACGAGGCCGACGTGCGCTTGCTGTGCCGTGTGAACCTCGAGTTCGAGGGCTACGAGGTGAGCGAGGCCACCGACGGCGAGACCGCCATCGCCGAGGTGCGGGCCGGGCGGCCGGACGTGGTGCTCCTGGACGTCTCCCTGCCGGGGCTGCAGGGCTGGGACGTCCTGGACGCCATCAAGGCGGATCCGGCCCTGCGGCACATCCCGGTCGTGATCGTGTCCGCCCGGGCACGCGACGAGGACCAGATCCGGGGTTGGTCGCAGGGCGCGGCCGACTACATCACGAAGCCGTTCTCGCCGCTGGCGCTGTCACAGGTGCTGCAGGACGTCCTGGCCACCGAGCCCGCCGAGGAGGAGCGCCGGCGCCGCATGATCCTGGAGAAGCTGCAGCTGCTACGCAACACGTGA
- the sigH gene encoding RNA polymerase sporulation sigma factor SigH, producing MTQRTGLATSARRAPAVRRRRRSGARHHALTDEALVDRARGGDETATTELLLRYRPLAQARARNYFLVGGDQDDLAQEAMLGLFKAVRDFSPRSGASFRSFAELCITRQVLTAVRGATRHKHRPLNTSVSLDRPHDSRPDVTIGEVLPATDAPDPLAVVVADDDLGRLRAALDASLSGLEAQVLGLYVEGRTYEEIADRLGRHVKAVDNALQRVKRKLEDRPAA from the coding sequence ATGACGCAGCGGACGGGCCTGGCCACCTCGGCGCGGCGAGCACCGGCGGTCCGGCGACGGCGGCGCTCCGGGGCGCGGCACCACGCCCTAACCGACGAGGCGCTGGTCGACCGTGCCCGCGGCGGCGACGAGACCGCCACGACCGAACTGCTGTTGCGCTACCGGCCGCTCGCGCAGGCCCGGGCGCGCAACTACTTCCTGGTCGGCGGTGACCAGGACGATCTCGCGCAGGAGGCGATGCTCGGCCTGTTCAAGGCCGTCCGGGACTTCTCACCCCGTTCGGGCGCGTCCTTCCGGTCGTTCGCCGAGCTGTGCATCACCCGGCAGGTGCTGACCGCGGTCCGCGGCGCGACGCGGCACAAGCACCGGCCGCTGAACACCTCGGTCAGCCTGGACCGCCCGCACGACTCGCGGCCCGACGTGACGATCGGCGAGGTCCTGCCGGCGACCGACGCCCCCGACCCGCTGGCCGTCGTCGTCGCCGACGACGACCTGGGCCGGCTGCGGGCGGCGCTGGACGCCTCGCTCTCCGGGTTGGAGGCGCAGGTGCTGGGGCTGTACGTGGAGGGGCGGACGTACGAGGAGATCGCCGACCGGCTCGGCCGGCACGTGAAGGCGGTCGACAACGCGCTGCAGCGCGTCAAGCGCAAGCTCGAGGACCGACCGGCCGCCTAG
- a CDS encoding type 1 glutamine amidotransferase, with translation MPSLLVLRHHPATGPSRLTPTLDEHAGVVPWRLLDVTDQPLPGDDEPLAGVLVMGGPMSAVHPQRHPWMPEELDFLRRRVADGVPVLGICLGAQLLGTALGGRVSPRTVPEAGYLPLRRTAAGRTDPVLGAWPDGAAPLLLHEDEVDRLPPAARPLLTGNDGVPAWRHGSALAIQFHPEVDVTQLRGWADLLEGLLSRAGSDVEGLLREARHRESETVSLGRDLLARWLDVEVRPRLLAPSPTPRAMP, from the coding sequence ATGCCGTCGTTGCTCGTCCTGCGCCACCACCCCGCCACCGGCCCGTCGCGGCTGACGCCGACGCTGGACGAGCATGCCGGCGTCGTCCCCTGGCGGCTCCTCGACGTCACCGACCAGCCCCTTCCCGGCGACGACGAGCCACTGGCCGGCGTGCTCGTCATGGGCGGGCCCATGTCGGCGGTCCACCCGCAACGCCACCCGTGGATGCCGGAGGAGCTGGACTTCCTGCGCCGACGGGTGGCGGACGGGGTCCCGGTGCTGGGTATCTGCCTCGGCGCCCAGCTGCTGGGCACCGCGCTGGGTGGGCGCGTGTCCCCGCGCACGGTGCCGGAGGCCGGCTACCTGCCCCTGCGTCGCACCGCCGCCGGCCGCACGGATCCGGTGTTGGGCGCCTGGCCGGACGGGGCGGCGCCGTTGCTGCTGCACGAGGACGAGGTCGACCGGCTGCCGCCGGCGGCGCGTCCGCTGCTGACGGGCAACGACGGCGTGCCGGCGTGGCGTCACGGCAGCGCGCTGGCCATACAGTTCCATCCCGAGGTCGACGTCACCCAGCTCCGGGGCTGGGCCGACCTGCTCGAAGGGCTGCTGTCGCGAGCCGGCAGCGATGTCGAGGGGCTGCTGCGGGAGGCGAGACACCGCGAGTCCGAGACGGTGTCGCTCGGCCGTGACCTGTTGGCGCGGTGGTTGGACGTCGAGGTCCGGCCGCGGCTCCTCGCCCCCTCGCCCACGCCCCGGGCGATGCCGTAG
- the rlmB gene encoding 23S rRNA (guanosine(2251)-2'-O)-methyltransferase RlmB has protein sequence MVGLHPVRELLRAGRPVRRVLVADTRDASPVLDEILALARRAGVHVDEVDRARVDERAEGLVHQGVLALAPAFAYASLDEVRRRAGDRPLLLVALDSVTDPHNLGSIARTADAVGAHGLLVPARRAASVTPTAEKAAAGALAHLPVVQVTNLVRTIRSLQGEGVWAVGLDGDAPTDIADSRLLADPVVLVVGAEGRGLSRLTAETCDELVRLPMHGAVGSLNASVAAGVALYEVLRQRS, from the coding sequence GTGGTGGGTCTCCACCCGGTCCGCGAGCTGCTCCGGGCGGGCCGCCCGGTGCGCCGCGTGCTCGTGGCCGACACGCGTGACGCCTCCCCCGTGCTCGACGAGATCCTCGCCCTGGCCCGACGCGCCGGCGTGCACGTCGACGAGGTCGACCGCGCCCGGGTCGACGAGCGCGCCGAGGGCCTCGTCCACCAGGGCGTGCTGGCACTCGCGCCGGCGTTCGCGTACGCGTCGCTCGACGAGGTCCGCCGTCGCGCCGGCGACCGGCCGCTGCTGCTCGTCGCGCTGGACTCCGTCACCGATCCGCACAACCTCGGCTCGATCGCCAGGACCGCCGACGCGGTCGGCGCCCACGGGCTGCTGGTGCCCGCCCGCCGGGCGGCCTCGGTCACCCCGACCGCGGAGAAGGCCGCCGCCGGGGCGCTCGCACACCTGCCGGTCGTGCAGGTCACGAACCTCGTGCGCACGATCCGCTCGTTGCAGGGGGAGGGCGTCTGGGCGGTGGGGCTCGACGGTGACGCCCCCACGGACATCGCCGACAGCCGGCTGCTGGCCGACCCGGTCGTCCTGGTCGTCGGCGCCGAGGGCCGCGGCCTGTCGCGGCTGACGGCCGAAACGTGCGACGAACTCGTGCGCCTGCCCATGCACGGTGCGGTCGGCTCGCTCAACGCCTCGGTGGCGGCCGGCGTGGCGCTCTACGAGGTGCTGCGCCAACGGTCGTGA